Proteins encoded together in one Penaeus vannamei isolate JL-2024 chromosome 11, ASM4276789v1, whole genome shotgun sequence window:
- the Tcs5 gene encoding EKC/KEOPS complex subunit TP53RK, which translates to MSRELLTQGAEGRVYTGKWLRHSVVFKERFPKQYRHPDLDAQITRERLKAEARTLTRCRMVGIRTPVVYDVDFNKNMIIMEKIDGSMTVRNYIYDAVNQKLSMENQNLMSLAERIGNVLSKLHANHIIHGDLTTSNMLLLAPYEYSEIVFIDFGLSSISESTEDKAVDLYVLERAILSTHPNTEKFVSHILSVYKTQGGGGASEVIKRLDEVRYRGRKKLCFG; encoded by the coding sequence ATGTCACGAGAACTGCTAACTCAAGGTGCTGAGGGGAGAGTCTACACTGGAAAGTGGCTCAGGCACTCAGTAGTTTTCAAAGAGAGGTTTCCAAAACAGTATCGCCATCCAGACTTAGACGCCCAGATTACACGTGAACGATTAAAGGCAGAAGCACGCACACTGACAAGATGCCGCATGGTCGGAATTAGAACCCCTGTGGTGTATGATGTGGATTTTAACAAGAATATGATCATCATGGAGAAAATTGATGGTTCCATGACAGTGAGGAACTACATCTATGATGCTGTTAATCAAAAGCTTTCCATGGAAAACCAAAATTTAATGAGCCTTGCTGAAAGAATTGGGAATGTATTGTCAAAATTACATGCAAACCATATCATTCATGGAGACTTGACAACCTCAAATATGCTACTTTTGGCTCCATATGAATATTCAGAAATTGTTTTCATAGATTTTGGCCTGAGCTCTATCAGTGAATCAACAGAGGACAAAGCAGTGGACCTGTATGTTCTTGAGCGTGCTATTCTAAGCACACACCCTAATACTGAAAAGTTTGTCTCTCATATTCTTTCAGTTTACAAAACACAAGGTGGTGGTGGAGCTTCTGAAGTAATTAAGCGGTTGGATGAGGTTCGATACAGAGGTAGAAAAAAGCTCTGTTTTGGTTAA